The Coregonus clupeaformis isolate EN_2021a chromosome 26, ASM2061545v1, whole genome shotgun sequence genome window below encodes:
- the LOC121539856 gene encoding transmembrane protein 125-like, translating to MPELEDFPPMRGNQPSGPDPVQIQRSILDEQVELWWFRDPAKSLLCYSVAVLIILGCGLGGILLLSTTTSFSSDWRMGAGMALCLLALAVLLKQLLSSAVQDMNCVRSRRRIDILKSGGLSDLLVVLITGLCLVVCGAVLLKLALGHHMPKPGVALNDMYISGVVLLAGGGAAVVGVGVYTGVVLLLERTWPGQRFRDRAVGVFTIFGRHMDQGRRETTSSLANLI from the coding sequence ATGCCAGAGCTGGAGGACTTCCCCCCGATGCGGGGTAACCAGCCGTCCGGTCCCGACCCGGTCCAGATCCAGCGCAGCATACTGGACGAGCAGGTGGAGCTGTGGTGGTTCCGCGACCCGGCAAAGTCTCTGCTGTGCTACTCCGTCGCCGTCCTAATCATCCTGGGCTGCGGCCTGGGgggcatcctcctcctctccaccactACCAGCTTCTCCAGTGACTGGCGCATGGGAGCGGGCATGGCTCTGTGTCTCTTAGCCCTGGCCGTCCTCCTCAAACAGCTCCTGAGCTCCGCCGTGCAGGACATGAACTGCGTCCGCAGCCGGAGGCGGATCGATATCCTGAAGAGCGGAGGGCTGTCTGATCTGTTAGTGGTTCTCATCACAGGGCTGTGTCTGGTGGTCTGTGGGGCTGTACTGCTGAAGCTGGCACTAGGGCACCACATGCCCAAGCCTGGCGTAGCCCTTAATGATATGTACATCTCTGGGGTGGTGTTGTTAGCTGGAGGGGGGGCAgcggtggtgggggtgggggtgtacaCGGGGGTGGTGTTGCTGTTGGAGAGGACGTGGCCGGGACAAAGGTTCAGGGATAGGGCCGTGGGGGTGTTCACTATCTTTGGACGACACATGGACCAGGGTAGGAGGGAGACCACCTCTAGCCTGGCTAACCTCATCTGA